From the genome of Zalophus californianus isolate mZalCal1 chromosome 6, mZalCal1.pri.v2, whole genome shotgun sequence, one region includes:
- the ARHGEF40 gene encoding LOW QUALITY PROTEIN: rho guanine nucleotide exchange factor 40 (The sequence of the model RefSeq protein was modified relative to this genomic sequence to represent the inferred CDS: inserted 1 base in 1 codon; deleted 1 base in 1 codon), with protein MSLSGVAALASQRVRTDGQLEPEPVEDCVQSTLAALYPPFEATAPTLLGQVFQVVERTYREDALRYTLDFLVPAKHLLAKVQQEACAQYSGFLFFHEGWPLCLHEQVVVQLAALPWQLLRPGDFYLQVVPSAAQAPRLALKCLAPGGGRVQELPVPNEACAYLFTPEWLQGINKDRPTGRLSTCLLSAPSGIQRLPWAELICPRFVHKGGLMVGHRPSTLPPELPSGPPGLPSPPLPEEALGTRSPGDGHNAPAEGPEGEYVELLEVTLPVRGSPTDAEGSSGLSRTRTVPTRKGAGGKGRHRRHRAWMHQKGLGPRDQDGARPPGEGSSTGASPGSPPGAEALPEATALEVSESPAETLGEASESCPLRPGEAGGGAGQGAEGPPGTPRRTGKGNRRKKRAAGRGTFSRGGDSAPVSPGDKEEASHQEVLVTLPPPNEHQLPGCSPVEEEHKGSGKPESELKEELKPADKKEPQPPEACGPVDEMASEKDLEEPSLACVVAGPTGPEGLLPDPPPPPLETVQEVGGDSVPEEASPVSISDDPDVAWDLMASGFLVLTGGVDQSGRALLTVTPPFPPEEHPPSRDMLSTALHYLHSLLRPDLQILGLSILLDLRKAPPLPPALIPVLSQLQDSGDPPLIQRLLVLTHDDPLTELYELQGAELLSESDLKRVAKPEELPWDLGGHREPSPSYWVETHQEVARLCRLCQGVLCSVRQAIEELEGATEPEEGEEAVGMLEPLQKVRADPRLTELQRDGGAILMRLRSTHSSKLEGPGPAALYQEVDEAIHQLVRLSNLHVQRQEQRQRLHRLEQALQWLSGPGEEQLVSFAVPGDSLSALQDTELQFRAFSAEVQERLAQAREALALEEDTTSQKVLDVFEQRLEQAESGLHRALRLQRFFQQAHEWVNEGSARLAGAGPGREAVLAALALRRAPEPSAGTFQEMRALALDLGSPAALREWGRCRARCQELERRIQQQLGEEASPRGHRRRRADSASSGGAPRGPHSPSPSLSSLLLPGSPGPRAAPSHCSLAPCGEDCEEEGPDSAPEAEVRPPRTVLIRGLEVTSTEVVDRTCSPREHVLLGRAGGPDGPWGVGTPRMERKRSISAQQRLVSELIACEQEYVATLSEPVPPPGPELTPELRGTWAAALSTRERLRSFHRTHFLRELQGCATHPLRIGACFLRHGDQFSLYAQYVKHRHKLENGLAALGPPTKGSAESGPHLPRALEQPLEQLARYGRLLEELLREAGPELSSERQALGAAVQLLREQEARGRDLLAVEAVRGCETDLKEQGQLLHRDPFTVICGRKKCLRHVFLFEHLLLFSKLKGPEGGSETFVYKQAFKTADMGLTEKIGDSGLCFELWFRRRRTREAYTLQAASPEIKLKWTSSIAQLLWRQAALNNRLRVQQMVSMGIGNKPFLDIKALGXRTLSALLTGRAPETLDSSGDVSPGPRNSPSLQPPHPGSSTPTLASGGILGLSRQSHARALSDPTTPL; from the exons ATGTCCCTCTCTGGAGTGGCTGCCCTAGCTTCTCAGAGGGTCAGGACAGATGGGCAACTG GAGCCCGAGCCAGTGGAGGACTGTGTGCAGAGCACGCTTGCCGCCCTGTACCCACCCTTCGAGGCGACAGCCCCCACACTCTTGGGCCAGGTGTTCCAGGTGGTGGAGAGGACTTATCGGGAGGATGCGCTGAGGTACACGCTGGACTTCCTGGTGCCCGCCAAGCACCTGCTTGCCAAGGTCCAGCAGGAAGCCTGT gcCCAGTACAGCGGTTTCCTCTTCTTCCATGAGGGCTGGCCCCTCTGCCTGCACGAGCAGGTGGTGGTGCAGCTAGCAGCCCTGCCCTGGCAACTGCTGCGCCCAGGAGACTTCTACCTGCAAGTAGTGCCCTCAGCAGCCCAAGCACCCCGCCTGGCACTCAAGTGCCTGGCCCCAGGCGGTGGACGGGTGCAGGAGTTGCCTGTGCCCAATGAGGCCTGTGCCTACCTGTTCACACCTGAGTGGCTGCAAGGCATCAATAAGGACCGGCCAACAGGTCGTCTCAGTACTTGCCTACTCTCTGCGCCCTCTGGGATTCAGCGGCTGCCCTGGGCAGAGCTCATCTGCCCACGATTTGTGCATAAAGGGGGCCTCATGGTTGGACACCGGCCAAGCACGTTGCCCCCCGAACTGCCCTCCGGAcccccagggctccccagccCTCCGCTCCCTGAGGAGGCCCTGGGCACCCGGAGTCCTGGCGACGGGCACAATGCCCCCGCTGAAGGACCTGAAGGCGAGTACGTGGAGCTGCTGGAGGTGACGCTGCCTGTGAGGGGGAGCCCCACAGATGCCGAGGGCTCCTCGGGCCTCTCCAGGACCCGGACAGTGCCCACCCGAAAGGGTGCTGGAGGGAAGGGCCGGCACAGGAGACACCGCGCCTGGATGCACCAGAAGGGCCTGGGGCCTCGGGACCAGGACGGGGCACGCCCACCGGGTGAGGGAAGCAGCACTGGAGCCTCCCCTGGGTCACCCCCAGGAGCTGAGGCTCTCCCAGAAGCAACAGCCCTAGAGGTGTCTGAGTCTCCAGCAGAGACATTGGGGGAAGCCTCTGAATCTTGTCCCCTGAggccaggggaggctgggggaggggcaggccaggGGGCTGAAGGACCACCTGGCACCCCTCGGAGaacaggcaaaggaaacaggagaaagaagcgtgctgcaggcagagggactTTTAGCCGAGGAGGGGACAGTGCTCCAGTGAGCCCAGGGGACAAGGAAGAAGCCAGCCACCAGGAGGTCCTTGTCACTCTGCCCCCGCCAAATGAGCACCAGCTCCCAGGATGCAGCCCAGTCGAGGAGGAGCACAAAGGCTCAGGGAAGCCAGAGTCAGAGCTGAAGGAGGAGCTCAAACCAGCAGACAAAAAAGAGCCTCAGCCCCCAGAAGCCTGTGGACCTGTAGACGAGATGGCCAGTGAGAAGGATCTAGAGGAGCCCAGCCTGGCATGCGTGGTGGCAG GACCCACAGGTCCAGAAGGGCTCCTGCCagacccaccaccaccacccctggaGACGGTGCAGGAAGTGGGAGGGGACAGTGTCCCAGAAGAGGCCTCTCCAGTCTCCATCTCCGATGACCCGGATGTAGCTTGGGACTTGATGGCATCTGGATTCCTTGTCCTGACTG GAGGGGTGGACCAGAGTGGGCGAGCTCTGCTGACTGTTACCCCACCATTTCCTCCTGAGGAGCACCCACCCTCCCGAGACATGCTGAGCACTGCTCTTCATTACCTCCACTCATTGCTCAG GCCTGATCTCCAGATATTGGGGCTGTCCATCCTGTTGGACCTTCGAAAGGCACCCCCATTGCCTCCAGCCCTCATTCCTGTTCTAAGTCAACTTCAG GACTCAGGAGACCCTCCCCTCATTCAGCGACTGCTGGTTCTCACTCATGATGATCCTCTGACTGAACTCTATGAACTTCAG GGCGCTGAGTTGCTATCAGAGAGTGATCTGAAAAGAGTGGCCAAGCCAGAGGAGCTGCCGTGGGACTTGGGAGGTCACAGGGAACCCTCTCCCAGCTACTGGGTAGAGACACACCAG gaaGTGGCAAGGCTGTGCCGCCTGTGCCAAGGGGTGCTGTGCTCTGTGCGGCAAGCCATTGAGGAGCTGGAGGGAGCCACTGAGCCGGAGGAGGGAGAG gaggctGTAGGAATGCTTGAGCCCCTACAGAAGGTGCGGGCAGATCCCCGGCTGACGGAGCTGCAGAGGGACGGGGGAGCCATCCTGATGAGGCTGCGTTCCACCCACAGCAGCAA GCTGGAGGGCCCGGGCCCAGCCGCCCTGTACCAGGAGGTGGACGAGGCCATTCACCAGCTCGTGCGCCTCTCCAACCTGCACGTGCAGCGGCAGGAGCAGCGGCAACGCCTCCACCGACTGGAGCAG GCGCTGCAGTGGCTCTCAGGCCCAGGGGAGGAGCAGCTGGTCAGCTTCGCTGTGCCGGGGGACTCCCTGTCTGCCCTGCAGGACACGGAGCTGCAATTCCGGGCTTTCAGCGCGGAGGTTCAG GAGCGCCTGGCCCAGGCTCGGGAGGCCCTGGCCCTAGAGGAGGACACCACTTCCCAGAAGGTTCTGGATGTCTTTGAACAGCGGCTGGAGCAGGCTGAGAGTGGCCTCCATCGAGCCCTGCGGCTACAGCGCTTTTTCCAGCAG GCGCACGAATGGGTGAATGAAGGTTCTGCTCGGCTGGCAGGAGCGGGGCCCGGTAGGGAGGCCGTGCTGGCAGCCCTGGCCCTGCGGCGGGCCCCGGAGCCGAGCGCCGGCACCTTCCAGGAGATGCGGGCCCTGGCCTTGGACCTGGGCAGCCCGGCCGCCCTGCGAGAGTGGGGCCGCTGCCGGGCCCGCTGCCAAGAGCTGGAGAGGAGGATTCAGCAGCAGCTGGGAGAGGAGGCGAGTCCGCGGGGCCACCGGCGGCGGCGGGCAGACAGCGCCAGCAGCGGAGGGGCCCCCCGGGGCCCCCACAGCCCCTCGCCCAGCCTtagctccctgctgctccccggCAGCCCCGGGCCTCGTGCAGCCCCATCCCATTGCTCCCTGGCCCCCTGTGGGGAGGACTGTGAAGAGGAGGGCCCTGACTCAGCTCCAGAAGCAGAGGTTAGGCCTCCGAGGACCGTGCTGATCCGAGGCCTGGAAGTCACCAGTACCGAGGTGGTAGACAGGACGTGCTCGCCCCGAGAACACGTGCTGCTGGGCCGGGCTGGAGGTCCAGATGGGCCCTGGGGAGTAGGCACGCCCCGGATGGAGCGCAAGCGAAGCATCAG CGCCCAGCAGCGTCTGGTGTCAGAGCTGATTGCCTGTGAGCAGGAGTACGTGGCCACCTTGAGCGAGCCAGTGCCACCCCCGGGGCCTGAGCTGACTCCtgaactgaggggcacctgggccgCAGCCCTGAGTACCCGGGAGAGGCTCCGCAGCTTCCATCGGACACACTTTCTCCGGGAGCTTCAGGGCTGCGCCACCCACCCCCTGCGCATTGGGGCCTGCTTCCTTCGCCAT GGGGACCAGTTCAGCCTTTACGCCCAATACGTGAAGCACCGACACAAACTGGAGAATGGTCTGGCTGCACTTGGCCCCCCAACCAAG GGCTCCGCGGAGAGCGGCCCCCACCTGCCCCGGGCCTTGGAGCAGCCCCTGGAGCAGCTAGCTCGGTATGGGCGGCTCCTGGAGGAGCTCCTGAGGGAAGCTGGGCCTGAGCTGAGTTCTGAGCGCCAGGCTCTTGGGGCTGCCGTGCAGCTGCTCCGGGAACAGGAGGCCCGTGGCAGAGACCTGCTGGCCGTGGAGGCCGTGCGTGGCTGCGAG aCAGATCTGAAGGAGCAGGGTCAGCTCCTACACCGGGACCCCTTCACCGTCATCTGTGGCCGAAAGAAGTGCCTTCGGCATGTCTTTCTCTTTGAGCATCTCCTCCTGTTCAGCAAGCTCAAGGGCCCTGAGGGGGGGTCAGAGACCTTTGTTTACAAGCAGGCCTTTAAG ACTGCTGACATGGGGCTAACAGAAAAAATC GGGGACAGTGGACTCTGCTTTGAGCTGTGGTTCCGGCGGCGGCGTACTCGAGAAGCGTACACACTTCAGGCAGCCTCGCCAGAGATCAAGCTCAAGTGGACCAGTTCTATTGCCCAGCTGCTGTGGAGACAGGCGGCTCTCAACAACAGG CTCCGAGTGCAGCAGATGGTCTCCATGGGCATTGGGAATAAACCCTTCCTGGACATCAAAGCCCTTG AGCGGACACTGAGTGCCTTGCTCACTGGAAGAG ccccagaaACACTTGACTCTTCTGGAGATGTGTCCCCAGGACCAAGAAACAGCCCCAGCCTGCAACCCCCCCACCCTGGGAGCAGCACTCCCACTCTGGCCAGTGGAGGGATCTTAGGGCTGTCCCGGCAG AGTCATGCCCGAGCCCTGAGTGACCCCACCACTCCTCTGTGA
- the ZNF219 gene encoding LOW QUALITY PROTEIN: zinc finger protein 219 (The sequence of the model RefSeq protein was modified relative to this genomic sequence to represent the inferred CDS: deleted 2 bases in 2 codons) yields MEGSRPRAPGGHLAPSPPAFDGELDLQRYSNGPGVSAGSPGMGAVGWSESRAGERRFPCPVCGKRFRFNSILALHLRAHPGAQAFQCPHCGHRAAQRALLRSHLRTHQPERPRSPAARLLLELEERALLREARLGRARSSGGMQSSPATEGLARSQAPSSSAFRCPFCKGKFRTAAERERHLHILHRPWKCGLCSFGSSQEEELLHHSLTAHGAPERPLAASSAAPQPQPPPQPEPRSVPESEPEPEREAAPAPAPAAPEEPPAPPEFRCQVCGQSFTQSWFLKGHMRKHKASFDHACPVCGRCFKEPWFLKNHMKVHASKLGPLRAPGPGSGAARAPQPPDLGLLAYEPLGPALLLAPAPTPAERREPPSLLGYLSLRAGEARPNGEGAEPGAGRSFGSFRPLPSALPARARRHRAEEPEEEEEVVEAEEETWARSRALGPLASLHPRPGEGPGHSAPAAGTPARSTATQEENGLLVGGTRPEGGRGATGKDCPFCGKSFRSAHHLKVHLRVHTGERPYKCPHCDYAGTQSGSLKYHLQRHHREQRSGAGPGPPPEPPPPSQRGSAQQAQQSGAKPALQPATWVEGAANPRPPSSAAPGSRRKPASPGRTLRNGRGGEAEPLDLSLRAGPGGEAGPGGALHRCLFCPFATGAPELMALHLQVHHSRRARGRRPPQADASPPYAPAQSGETPPSPPQEGEEGPGLSRSGEAGLGGTRTVGSPLRGG; encoded by the exons ATGGAG GGCTCACGTCCCCGCGCCCCGGGCGGCCACTTAGCGCCCTCGCCGCCCGCCTTCGACGGCGAACTGGATCTGCAGCGCTACTCCAACGGGCCAGGCGTGAGCGCCGGGTCTCCAGGGATGGGAGCGGTGGGCTGGTCCGAGAGTCGTGCAGGCGAAAGGCGCTTCCCCTGCCCTGTATGCGGGAAGCGCTTCCGCTTCAACTCTATCCTGGCTTTGCATCTGCGGgcgcacccaggcgcccaggccttCCAGTGCCCGCACTGCGGCCACCGTGCAGCGCAGCGTGCCCTGCTACGCTCGCATCTGCGCACGCACCAGCCCGAGCGCCCGCGTAGCCCCGCCGCACGCCTGTTGCTGGAGTTGGAGGAGCGCGCGCTACTGCGCGAGGCCCGGCTGGGGAGAGCCCGAAGCTCAGGGGGCATGCAGTCCAGCCCTGCTACTGAGGGCCTGGCGCGGTCCCAGGCTCCTTCGTCGTCCGCCTTCCGTTGCCCCTTCTGCAAAGGCAAGTTTCGCACCGCGGCGGAGCGCGAACGCCACCTGCACATCCTGCACAGGCCCTGGAAGTGCGGCCTGTGCAGTTTTGGCTCCAGCCAGGAGGAGGAGCTGCTGCATCACAGCCTGACGGCCCACGGAGCTCCTGAGCGCCCCCTGGCGGCCAGCTCGGCTGCACCCCAGCCTCAGCCTCCACCCCAACCTGAACCCAGATCAGTCCCAGAGTCTGAGCCGGAGCCTGAACGTGaggcagcccccgcccccgctcctgCCGCTCCCGAGGAG CCCCCCGCGCCCCCGGAGTTCCGCTGTCAAGTGTGTGGCCAGAGCTTTACGCAGTCCTGGTTTCTGAAGGGCCACATGCGCAAGCACAAGGCCTCCTTCGATCAT GCGTGTCCCGTGTGTGGCCGCTGcttcaaggagccctggttccttaaGAACCACATGAAGGTGCACGCCAGCAAGCTGGGTCCGCTGCGTGCCCCGGGGCCTGGTTCCGGGGCCGCCCGGGCCCCCCAGCCTCCTGACCTGGGCCTGCTGGCCTATGAGCCGCTGGGCCCCGCGCTCCTCTTGGCCCCGGCGCCCACTCCCGCCGAGCGCCGTGAGCCTCCGAGCCTCCTGGGCTACCTGAGCCTGCGAGCTGGCGAGGCCCGGCCCAATGGTGAGGGCGCCGAGCCTGGGGCTGGCCGCAGCTTCGGAAGCTTCCGCCCACTGCCCTCTGCTCTCCCGGCCCGGGCTCGCCGGCATCGCGccgaagagccagaggaggaagaggaggtggtggaggcGGAGGAGGAGACCTGGGCCCGCAGCAGGGCGTTGGGCCCTCTGGCTTCACTGCACCCGCGCCCAGGCGAGGGGCCAGGGCACTCTGCGCCTGCTGCGGGGACCCCAGCAAGGTCCACCGCCACGCAGG AAGAGAATGGGCTGTTGGTTGGAGGGACCCGGCCTGAAGGGGGCCGGGGAGCCACAGGAAAGGATTGCCCCTTCTGTGGAAAATCTTTCCGCTCTGCGCATCACCTTAAAGTGCACCTGCGAGTGCACACAG GCGAGCGCCCCTACAAGTGTCCGCACTGCGACTACGCGGGCACCCAATCCGGCTCGCTCAAGTATCACCTGCAGCGCCACCACCGAGAGCAGAGGAGCGGGGCGGGCCCCGGACCACCCCCGGAGCCGCCGCCCCCTTCCCAGCGGGGTTCGGCACAGCAGGCACAGCAGTCGGGAGCCAAGCCGGCTCTGCAGCCTGCGACCTGGGTGGAGGGCGCGGCGAACCCCCGGCCTCCTTCGAGCGCGGCGCCGGGGTCCCGTCGGAAGCCCGCCAGTCCCGGGAGGACCCTGCGCAACGGGCGAGGCGGTGAGGCCGAACCCCTGGACCTGTCCCTGCGGGCGGGGCCGGGAGGCGAGGCTGGGCCGGGGGGTGCCCTCCACCGATGCCTCTTCTGCCCCTTCGCCACTGGAGCCCCGGAGCTCATGGCCTTGCACCTGCAAGTGCACCACAGCCGCAGGGCTCGGGGCCGCAGGCCGCCCCAGGCCGACGCGTCCCCGCCCTACGCCCCTGCACAATCGGGAGAGACCCCTCCCAGTCCTCcgcaggaaggggaggagggcccCGGGCTGTCGAGATCGGGagaggcggggctgggggggacaAGAACGGTAGGGAGCCCTCTTAGGGGCGGTTAG